The DNA segment GTAAACTGACGCGGCTTAAATGATACGTTGTTCGAAAATCTTTGCCTGGGATTAACGAATGCATCCCGATCAAGATCCTTCTCCCTTCCAAGTTCAACCAACTCTCTTGGTATCTCATGTACAAATCTGGAGACTTTATTATATTGAGTCTCTCCACGAATCATACGTTGGCTTGCAGCCGTCATCACAAGTTCCTTTTTTGCCCGCGTGATACCGACATAGCATAATCTGCGCTCTTCTTCCAGTTCGTCCGGATCATCCCCTGTTATGGTCATGTAACTTGGGAAAATACCATCCTCCATCCCCGCCATAAATACATAGGGGAATTCAAGACCTTTTGCACTGTGAAGTGTCATAAGAAGACAAAAGTCACTGTCCGAGTCAATCGAATCAATATCAGCAACCAGTGCAACTTCCTGCAAAAAGCCACTAAGCGTGGGGGACTCTTCCTCCTCTTCGTATGTGACAACTTTAGATATTAATTCATCAATGTTTTCTATCCTTGCCCTTGCCTCATCGGTATCCTCTGCTTCCAGCTTTTTGACATAACCGGTTTCCTCTATAATATGTTCCAAAAGCTCTTTTACCGAGTAGTATTGAACCTGTGTTCTTAATTTCTGAATAAACGTTGTAAAAGATTCTATTTTGGACAGACTCCTTGAAAGTCCCGGTATGTACTGTGCTTCTAAGAGCGCACCATAAAAATTAGTCCCTGACTCGGCCGCATGAGCCTGTATTCTTGAGATCGTCGTCGCGCCAATTCCCCTCTTCGGAACGTTGATAATTCTTTGAACGGCAAGATCGTCACTGGCATTGTCAACAGTCTTTAAATAAGACAGCAGATCCTTTACCTCTTTTCTGGCATAAAAGTTAACACTCCCAACGATTTTATAAGGAATATTTGCAATCAGTAATTTTTCCTCAAACAGACGAGACTGTGCATTCGTCCTGTATAAAATTGCTATATCACCGTACCTGCACTCACCATTTCTGATTTTCCTGCTGATTTCACCGGTGACATATTCCGCCTCCTCAAAACCATTCTGGAACTTGCGAAAGGTGATTTTTGCTCCCTTTTCATTTTCGGTCCAAAGCTTTTTCTCTTTTCTTCCTTTATTATTGGATATAACCCCATTGGCGGCATCTAATATATTGGAAGTAGATCGGTAATTTTGCTCTAGTTTGATCACCTTCGCATCCGGAAAGCTTTTTTCAAATTCCAGAATATTTCTGATATTTGCACCTCTGAATTTGTAGATGGATTGATCGTCATCTCCTACTACGCAGAGATTCCTGTTCTTCGCAGCAAGCAAATTGATAAACTGAAACTGAACCGTATTTGTATCCTGGTACTCGTCCACCATCAGATACTGAAATCTATCCTGATAATACTCCAACACATCCTGACATTGTTTGAAAAGTTCGACTGTTTTGACCAACAGATCGTCGAAATCAAGAGCATTGTTCTTTTTTAATTCTGCCTGATATTCATAATATACCTGCGATATTTTCTTCTTGTTCCAGTCAAGTCCGGCATTCTTTTCAAACTGCTCCGGAGAGATCATCTCATTCTTCGCAGAGGATATTGCCGACATCAGTGCACGTTCCTTGTATATCTTGGGATCCAGCTCCAGTTTTTTAATTACCTGTTTCATAAGTGTTTTCTGATCATCTGTGTCATATATCGTAAAACTGTTTAAAAATCCGATTCGGTCGATAAATCTGCGCAGAATACGCACACAGCTGGAGTGAAACGTACTTACCCAGATGCTCTCAGAACCGAATCCGACAATTTGATCAACCCTGTCACGCATTTCCTGTGCAGCTTTATTCGTAAATGTAATAGCCATGATATGATAGGGTTTTACGCCATTTTCGATCAGATAAGCGATCCGGTGAGTCAGCACGCGAGTCTTTCCCGAGCCGGCTCCTGCCAGAATCAGCAGCGGCCCTCTGGTATACTGTACAGCCTCTTTTTGTTGTGGATTCATATCCTCTAATATATTCATCTGTTATTCTCCATGTCATTCAGTCTCAATTGTATTCATCTGATGTTAGGGTCAAAAGTAATGTAACATAAATCGGCCGAAGATTCAAGCCGCACTGCTTTCTTTTCACGCAGAAAAGAGGACCGAAACGTTATATTCCGGTCCTCTTTGTGACTTCAAATTCACGCAGTCCTACACGTTTTACATCATGCTGGAATTCGTGTTTTTTACGCACTGTGAGTATTTTTGTTTTGCTTCCTGAACTTTTTGTTCCTGGGCAGCCGGTGTGGGATAATACCCTTTTTCATGCATCATATTGAAGACATCGGTCTGAATCGCATGCTCCTGCTCGAGACAGTGCATGATTGCCTGCCTTACATTGTCATGAACGCATTCATTTGCAAACGTATTGTAATTATTCGTCGTAGCTTTCTCTGCAGTCAGGGCATCTGTTAAGACTTCCTTTTCTGTATAGATCTGATCTTTCATCCTGATACCCTCCTTAGCTTAATTGTGCATACAGTCTGTTAAAATGTTCCTGATGTTTGTTTGAAATTTCGTTGAACTTATCTTTAACCTGCGGATCATCACTGTGCTGTGCCAGCATCTGGAATTTTTTGATCAACAGATCTTCCTCACTCAGCAGATCATTTAATGCTGATAATTCTTTTTCTGATATTGTTTCCATCTATTTGCACCTCCGTATTTATTACACGTTTAGTTTGTGCATCTTCCCATAAAATATTCTTAACTTTGTGCTCTTGCTATTTTTTTTGATTACGTATATACTTTTTAATGTATGAAAAAAATCTTCGGAGTATAAAAAATGAATAAAATTTCAACGCGCGAACGTATTCGGAATCATCCTCTCATCAGGACTTTGTTTGAATTAGAGGGAAATCAGAAGGTACTGACTTTTCTGGAACCTCTCTGGGGAATTCCCCAGAATCTGATTGCGCCTTATGCGACCCTTTATATGTACGAACTTGGGGTAAATGATGTTCAGATCGGTCTTCTGATGTCAATTGCCATGTTTGTTCAGATGATTTCTGCATTTGCCGGAGGGATTATTGCAGACAGAGCCGGGAGAAAAGTCACCTGTAATTTTGGAGATTTTCTGGGTTGGTGTATCCCATGTGTAATCTGGGCCGTTTCACAAAACTTCTGGTTCTTTTTAGCAGCGATTGTCTTAAATAGTTTTGAACAGGTCAATCAGACTGCCTGGAACTGTCTGTTAATCGAGGATGCTCCTTCTGGACAGATTCTCCATATTTATACCTGGGTTACAATATCCGGGCTGCTTTCGGTGTTCTTTGCACCGATTTCAGGGTTTGTCATCAGCAGAGTTTCTCTGGTACCCGTCATGAGAGTGTTGTACTTTATATTTGCAGTCTGTATGACAGTCAAATGTCTGATCACTATCCGCTGCACAAAAGAAACCCGTCAGGGCATGAAGAGGAAAGAACAGACAAAAGGTCAAAGTCTCTGGTACATGATATCCGAGTACCGATACATACTGCCGCGGATCTTTCAAGACAAGCCTACCGTAAAGATTCTGATTATCATGGTTCTGCTGCAGATGACTACTCAGATTACTAATAACTTTTTCTCACTCTATACGACTGAGAATCTGGGCATTCAAAAAAGCTTTTTAGCTCTTTTTCCAATCCTTCGTGCTGTTATTATGCTTATTTTTATGTTTGTGATGCAGGAGAAACTGGAAAATTTTCCATTTCGGATTCCGATGGGTGTCGGCTTTCTACTTTATATAGGCTCTCAGCTCATCTTGATCTTTAGCCCGCATAGAAATTACATTTTTATCATCCTTTATACAATTATGGAAGCTTTTGCGTTTGCACTGGTAGTTCCAAGAAAAGATTCTATGCTCGCATTATATGTTGATCCTGAAGAACGTGCACGGATCGTCAGTGTACTTGGAGTTATCATGTTTATCTTTGCATCTCCCTCCGGTTATATTGCCGGAAAACTTTCAAGCATCAACAGACAGCTGCCATTCATCTTGAATATGTCACTTTATGTAATTTCCGGAATCATCACTATACGGTTTAATGACCCGCTCCCGGAATATTTGGAAACAGAAAACGATTAATTATCAATTACTTAAATTTCACTAACGGAGTCTTGCTATGCTAAAAAATTTTTTTATATACACAAAAAATTACAAAAAAGAGTGGATCATCGGTTTCATATGTTGTTTCTTTGAAGCAGTGTTTGAAATCTCAATTCCCTCTATCATGTCAAAGATTATCGATGTCGGAATTGCCAACAAGGATACACAGTATATCCTCAAGATCGGACTGCTGATTCTGTTGTTATCCGTTCTCTCTTTCGCATTCGGAAGGGGCTGCAGTAATAACTTTTCCGTATTCGGTAATGGATTTGCCGCCGAAATCCGAGAGGCAGAGTACAAGAAAATCCAGTCATTTTCATTTTCCAATATGGATCATTTTACCACCCCTTCCCTGATTACAAGGCTTACTACCGATATCACGATCATACAGAATGCAATTGTGCCGGGCATCCGCTCCATCTTCCGTGCACCTATTATGCTTTTGACAGGCATTGTCATGGCCACTATGATGAGCAAAGACCTTGCAGTTGTATTCTTTGTGGCTGTTCCTGTCCTTGGTATTTTATTGTTTATTATTGTCAGAAGTCTTGCACCGGTTTATCACAGGATGCAGCGTATCTATGATGTCCTAAACCAGGTTACGCAGGAGAACTTAAGAGCCATCCGTGTAGTAAAGGCCTTTGCAAGAGAGGATTATGAAAGTGCCAAATTCGAGTCCGTAAACAGCCAGCTGCGGGATATCTCGGTGAAGGCATATGGGATATCCCTGTTAAATGCACCGGTGATGCAGTTTGTCATGTATGGAAC comes from the Blautia liquoris genome and includes:
- the pcrA gene encoding DNA helicase PcrA; translation: MNILEDMNPQQKEAVQYTRGPLLILAGAGSGKTRVLTHRIAYLIENGVKPYHIMAITFTNKAAQEMRDRVDQIVGFGSESIWVSTFHSSCVRILRRFIDRIGFLNSFTIYDTDDQKTLMKQVIKKLELDPKIYKERALMSAISSAKNEMISPEQFEKNAGLDWNKKKISQVYYEYQAELKKNNALDFDDLLVKTVELFKQCQDVLEYYQDRFQYLMVDEYQDTNTVQFQFINLLAAKNRNLCVVGDDDQSIYKFRGANIRNILEFEKSFPDAKVIKLEQNYRSTSNILDAANGVISNNKGRKEKKLWTENEKGAKITFRKFQNGFEEAEYVTGEISRKIRNGECRYGDIAILYRTNAQSRLFEEKLLIANIPYKIVGSVNFYARKEVKDLLSYLKTVDNASDDLAVQRIINVPKRGIGATTISRIQAHAAESGTNFYGALLEAQYIPGLSRSLSKIESFTTFIQKLRTQVQYYSVKELLEHIIEETGYVKKLEAEDTDEARARIENIDELISKVVTYEEEEESPTLSGFLQEVALVADIDSIDSDSDFCLLMTLHSAKGLEFPYVFMAGMEDGIFPSYMTITGDDPDELEEERRLCYVGITRAKKELVMTAASQRMIRGETQYNKVSRFVHEIPRELVELGREKDLDRDAFVNPRQRFSNNVSFKPRQFTVTRLEHLEYNVGDTVRHTKFGVGEVTDIADGGKDYEVTVHFDHAGVKKMFASFAKLKKI
- a CDS encoding spore coat protein, giving the protein MKDQIYTEKEVLTDALTAEKATTNNYNTFANECVHDNVRQAIMHCLEQEHAIQTDVFNMMHEKGYYPTPAAQEQKVQEAKQKYSQCVKNTNSSMM
- a CDS encoding MFS transporter — encoded protein: MNKISTRERIRNHPLIRTLFELEGNQKVLTFLEPLWGIPQNLIAPYATLYMYELGVNDVQIGLLMSIAMFVQMISAFAGGIIADRAGRKVTCNFGDFLGWCIPCVIWAVSQNFWFFLAAIVLNSFEQVNQTAWNCLLIEDAPSGQILHIYTWVTISGLLSVFFAPISGFVISRVSLVPVMRVLYFIFAVCMTVKCLITIRCTKETRQGMKRKEQTKGQSLWYMISEYRYILPRIFQDKPTVKILIIMVLLQMTTQITNNFFSLYTTENLGIQKSFLALFPILRAVIMLIFMFVMQEKLENFPFRIPMGVGFLLYIGSQLILIFSPHRNYIFIILYTIMEAFAFALVVPRKDSMLALYVDPEERARIVSVLGVIMFIFASPSGYIAGKLSSINRQLPFILNMSLYVISGIITIRFNDPLPEYLETEND